From one Streptomyces sp. R41 genomic stretch:
- a CDS encoding ABC transporter ATP-binding protein encodes MRIDIEDLHVAYAGRTVVSGAHLVAAEGEITGLIGPNGSGKSTLLRTVYRHLRPTAGRVLLSGTDLRDLTPVRTARHVAALPQERGGDFELTVREVVAMGRTPYKRAFAGENATDRDIVARALADVGMDGRTGRRFTELSGGERQRVLLARAFAQNPDVLVLDEPTNHLDMRHQVELLALLRAQRRTTLVSLHDLNAAAAVCHRLHVLHEGSVVASGPPREVLSPALLAEVFGVRAAVVDHPLTGDPLIAFDHRSPGTQARTSPTCGTGACVRQPARDGEG; translated from the coding sequence TTGAGGATCGACATCGAGGACCTGCACGTCGCGTACGCGGGCCGCACGGTCGTGTCGGGCGCTCATCTGGTCGCCGCCGAGGGCGAGATCACCGGACTGATCGGACCGAACGGCAGCGGCAAGTCCACACTGCTGCGCACGGTGTACCGGCATCTGCGGCCGACCGCCGGACGGGTGCTGCTGTCCGGCACCGACCTCCGGGACCTCACCCCCGTCCGGACGGCGCGGCACGTGGCCGCGCTGCCCCAAGAGCGGGGCGGTGACTTCGAGTTGACCGTGCGCGAGGTCGTCGCGATGGGGCGCACCCCCTACAAGCGGGCGTTCGCCGGGGAGAACGCCACCGACCGGGACATCGTCGCGCGCGCCCTGGCCGACGTGGGCATGGACGGCCGCACCGGGCGACGCTTCACGGAGCTGTCCGGCGGCGAACGCCAACGCGTCCTGCTGGCTCGCGCGTTCGCCCAGAACCCGGACGTCCTGGTCCTGGACGAACCGACCAACCACCTCGACATGCGGCACCAGGTGGAGCTGCTCGCCCTGCTGCGCGCCCAACGCCGTACGACCCTGGTGTCGCTGCACGACCTCAACGCGGCGGCCGCGGTATGTCACCGGCTGCACGTCCTGCACGAGGGGAGCGTGGTCGCCTCCGGTCCGCCGCGCGAGGTGCTCAGCCCCGCTCTGCTGGCGGAGGTGTTCGGCGTGCGGGCGGCCGTGGTGGACCATCCGCTGACGGGCGACCCGCTGATCGCCTTCGACCACAGGTCTCCGGGAACTCAGGCCCGTACTTCACCGACTTGTGGGACGGGGGCTTGCGTCCGGCAGCCCGCCCGCGACGGGGAGGGGTGA
- a CDS encoding FecCD family ABC transporter permease, producing the protein MPAGLLTAVLAVALLAALTAAVSWGSTSIPPGEVWGVVWRRLSGEAPRPGTNDLIVWQLRVPRALLAALVGAGLGVVGTAVQALVRNPLADPYLLGISNGASLGAVAAIVLGAGAGGALGLGLSGAAFAGALLTFALVWAVARRGGGFAPLRLVLAGVAVGQFLSGFTSYLVLQAGDEQQTHSVLFWLMGSLSGATWPLLAVPAITVPAALLLLQARARGLNALLMGDETAAGLGIDVVRLRRELFLVTSVLTGVLVAVSGAIAFVGLMVPHACRLLVGGDHRRLLPVSALFGALLLVVVDIVCRTAMDTQELPVGVVTSLIGAPALLYLLDRRLGSGS; encoded by the coding sequence CTGCCCGCCGGACTCCTGACGGCGGTTCTCGCCGTCGCGCTCCTCGCGGCCCTCACGGCGGCCGTGTCCTGGGGCTCGACGTCCATCCCGCCCGGCGAGGTGTGGGGCGTGGTGTGGCGGAGGCTGTCGGGCGAAGCACCGCGACCGGGCACCAACGACCTGATCGTGTGGCAACTGCGCGTCCCCCGCGCCCTGTTGGCGGCCCTCGTGGGCGCCGGGCTCGGCGTGGTGGGAACGGCGGTCCAGGCCCTCGTCCGCAACCCGCTCGCGGACCCGTACCTGCTGGGCATCTCCAACGGTGCCTCGCTCGGCGCGGTCGCCGCCATCGTGCTCGGCGCCGGGGCGGGCGGGGCACTCGGACTCGGCCTGTCCGGCGCGGCGTTCGCGGGTGCTCTGCTGACCTTCGCCCTGGTGTGGGCGGTGGCCCGGCGGGGCGGTGGATTCGCGCCGCTGCGACTGGTCCTGGCCGGGGTGGCGGTCGGCCAGTTCCTCTCCGGATTCACCAGCTATCTCGTCCTCCAGGCCGGAGACGAGCAGCAGACGCACAGCGTCCTGTTCTGGCTCATGGGCAGCCTGAGCGGGGCGACATGGCCACTCCTCGCCGTACCCGCGATCACCGTGCCCGCCGCCCTGCTGCTGCTCCAGGCCCGCGCCCGCGGGCTCAACGCCCTGCTCATGGGCGACGAGACGGCCGCCGGGCTCGGCATCGACGTCGTACGACTGCGCCGGGAGCTGTTCCTCGTGACCAGCGTGCTGACCGGTGTCCTGGTCGCCGTCTCCGGTGCCATCGCCTTCGTCGGTCTGATGGTCCCGCACGCCTGCCGCCTGCTCGTCGGCGGCGACCACCGCCGACTACTGCCGGTCTCCGCGCTGTTCGGCGCGCTGCTGCTCGTCGTCGTCGACATCGTGTGCCGTACGGCCATGGACACGCAGGAGCTGCCGGTGGGGGTCGTCACGTCGCTGATCGGCGCCCCGGCGCTGCTGTATCTGCTGGACCGGCGTCTGGGGAGCGGCAGTTGA
- a CDS encoding MFS transporter, which produces MTEERPGHIPEFRPGHVPEFEDRWLLVAVAGALSFVAMLDMNIVNVALADISRGLHVSDATAQWAVLGYQLPVVALLLPVGRWLDGTGLRAALLTATGGFALCSALAAASPWAAWLIAARVAQGAFGALLFVLMPVLAIRSVRPGLRGRAMSVPATLGPLGAVTGPALGGLLLDQLGWRAVFLVKIPFCVLALAVAWRAMPRDGRPRRPDRRSLADAMLVGTGVAALLLALTLAPGTPSWLLLVIAAVPPLWWWLRGPGGRPVTDALRASGLFAAHGAVLALAAGFAAMHYVVALHLQRDDGISATGTGLTVLAFPLGMGLAGPVGGRLADRYGARPVAVTGAALTAAGLLLLVPLGDDWSPPEVALRLALAGIGMGLNGGPTQALVMGAAPPERAATVGSAVQLARSLGFTLGPALATAAWGLAGAGGDGVRAGLAAAGSESGAGAGPGDGVRAGLALAAAAACLAVPLLALPARRGRAPGPRHEKTTGAASAAR; this is translated from the coding sequence GTGACGGAGGAACGGCCAGGTCACATACCCGAGTTCCGGCCCGGTCACGTGCCGGAGTTCGAGGACCGCTGGCTTCTGGTGGCCGTGGCGGGCGCGCTGTCGTTCGTGGCGATGCTCGACATGAACATCGTCAATGTGGCGCTGGCGGACATCTCCCGCGGCCTGCACGTGTCCGACGCGACCGCGCAGTGGGCGGTGCTGGGATACCAACTGCCCGTCGTGGCCCTGCTGTTGCCCGTCGGCCGGTGGCTGGACGGGACCGGGCTGCGGGCCGCGCTGCTGACGGCGACCGGGGGCTTCGCGCTGTGCAGCGCGCTCGCTGCCGCCTCGCCCTGGGCGGCCTGGCTGATCGCTGCCCGGGTCGCCCAAGGAGCGTTCGGGGCGCTGCTGTTCGTGCTGATGCCCGTGCTGGCGATCCGCTCGGTACGGCCGGGACTGCGTGGGCGGGCGATGAGCGTGCCGGCAACGCTCGGCCCGCTCGGCGCGGTGACCGGGCCCGCGCTCGGCGGACTGCTGCTGGACCAGCTGGGCTGGCGGGCGGTGTTCCTGGTCAAGATCCCCTTCTGCGTACTGGCTCTGGCCGTCGCTTGGCGGGCGATGCCCCGGGACGGCAGGCCGCGCAGGCCCGACAGGCGCTCGCTGGCCGACGCGATGCTGGTCGGCACGGGAGTGGCGGCGTTGCTGCTGGCGCTGACTCTGGCGCCCGGCACACCGTCGTGGCTGTTGCTCGTGATCGCCGCCGTACCACCCCTGTGGTGGTGGCTGCGCGGGCCCGGCGGCCGACCGGTGACCGACGCGCTTCGGGCGTCGGGGCTGTTCGCCGCGCACGGCGCCGTCCTTGCGCTGGCAGCCGGATTCGCCGCCATGCACTACGTGGTCGCCCTGCACCTCCAGCGCGACGACGGAATCAGTGCCACCGGCACGGGCCTGACCGTGCTCGCCTTCCCGCTGGGAATGGGGTTGGCCGGGCCCGTCGGCGGACGGCTCGCCGACCGGTACGGGGCCCGGCCCGTGGCCGTCACGGGCGCCGCGCTCACCGCCGCAGGGCTGCTGCTGCTCGTCCCGCTGGGTGACGACTGGTCGCCGCCCGAGGTGGCCTTGCGGCTGGCGCTGGCCGGCATCGGCATGGGGCTGAACGGCGGCCCGACCCAGGCCCTGGTCATGGGCGCCGCCCCGCCCGAACGTGCCGCGACCGTCGGCTCCGCGGTGCAGCTCGCCCGCAGCCTCGGCTTCACGCTCGGCCCGGCGCTGGCCACCGCGGCCTGGGGGCTGGCCGGGGCCGGCGGTGACGGCGTACGGGCCGGACTCGCCGCGGCCGGTTCCGAATCCGGTGCCGGAGCCGGGCCTGGCGACGGAGTGCGCGCCGGACTGGCACTGGCCGCGGCCGCCGCCTGCCTCGCCGTACCCCTGCTCGCCCTGCCCGCCCGCCGCGGGCGCGCACCCGGGCCGCGCCACGAGAAGACCACCGGCGCGGCGTCCGCCGCGCGCTGA